The Lutibacter profundi genome includes a region encoding these proteins:
- a CDS encoding sulfate adenylyltransferase subunit 1 — MEVLKIATAGSVDDGKSTLIGRLLYDTKSLTEDKLEAIERSSKQKGYDYLDFSLATDGLVAEREQGITIDVAHIYFSTNTRSYIIADTPGHVEYTRNMVTGASTSQAAIILIDARHGVIEQTYRHFFINNLLRIKDVIVAINKMDLVAFSEERYNEIKSDFQKLVAKSDYENQNITFIPVSALKGDNVVESSTIMTWYKGQTLLEHLEKLDTKDIYNNGKMRFPVQYVIRPKTAEFHDYRGYAGKVYGGEIKVGDEVVVLPSKTKTRVKEINFNGKKYNSAARRSSISVVLENDVNVSRGDMIVKVNELPKIEKQFTATLSWMCNKELTAGAKYILQHGVHKVLAKVSAINNKIETDFSGVKTNISSLQMNDIASVSLQLNKPIFFDSFKEHRTNGAFILIDSQTNNTVGVGFIR, encoded by the coding sequence ATGGAAGTTTTAAAAATAGCAACAGCAGGAAGTGTAGATGATGGTAAAAGCACCTTAATAGGTAGATTATTATACGACACAAAATCATTAACAGAAGACAAACTAGAAGCCATAGAACGTAGTAGCAAACAAAAAGGCTATGACTATTTAGATTTTTCATTAGCCACTGATGGTTTAGTTGCAGAGCGTGAACAAGGTATTACAATTGATGTAGCTCATATCTATTTTTCAACAAATACAAGAAGCTATATAATTGCCGATACTCCAGGCCATGTAGAATACACCAGAAATATGGTAACAGGAGCCTCAACATCTCAAGCTGCTATTATATTAATTGATGCAAGACACGGTGTTATAGAACAAACGTATCGTCACTTTTTTATCAATAATTTGCTTCGTATTAAAGATGTAATTGTAGCTATTAATAAAATGGATTTGGTAGCTTTTTCTGAAGAAAGATACAATGAAATAAAAAGTGATTTTCAAAAGCTAGTTGCAAAAAGTGATTATGAAAATCAAAATATTACATTTATTCCTGTTAGTGCTTTAAAAGGTGATAATGTTGTTGAGTCATCAACTATAATGACATGGTATAAAGGACAAACTTTACTGGAACATTTAGAAAAATTAGATACAAAAGATATCTATAACAATGGGAAAATGCGATTTCCAGTTCAATATGTAATTAGGCCAAAAACAGCAGAATTTCATGATTATAGAGGTTATGCAGGGAAAGTATATGGAGGTGAAATAAAAGTTGGTGATGAAGTGGTTGTATTACCATCAAAAACAAAAACAAGGGTTAAAGAAATTAACTTTAATGGAAAAAAATACAACAGTGCAGCTCGTAGATCTTCAATTTCAGTAGTATTGGAAAATGATGTGAATGTTAGCAGAGGTGATATGATTGTAAAAGTAAACGAATTACCTAAAATTGAAAAACAATTTACAGCAACTCTATCATGGATGTGTAACAAAGAACTAACAGCAGGAGCTAAGTATATATTACAACATGGAGTTCATAAAGTGTTAGCTAAAGTAAGTGCTATAAACAATAAAATTGAAACAGATTTTTCAGGTGTTAAAACCAATATTTCTAGTTTGCAAATGAACGATATTGCTTCTGTATCATTACAACTAAATAAACCTATTTTTTTCGATTCATTTAAAGAACACAGAACAAACGGAGCCTTTATTTTAATAGATTCTCAAACAAATAATACCGTTGGTGTTGGTTTTATAAGGTAA
- the cysD gene encoding sulfate adenylyltransferase subunit CysD: MTDKLHINDLENEAIYIMREVAAQFEKPVLLFSGGKDSITLVRLAEKAFYPAKIPFPLMHIDTGHNFPETIAFRDKLVEELGLELIVRNVQDSIDQGKVKEETGRYSSRNMLQTTTLLDAIEEFKFDACIGGARRDEEKARAKERIFSVRDDFGQWDEKNQRPELFDMLNGNIDLGQNVRVFPISNWTELDVWTYIENENLEIPSIYFAHKRAVFIRDGMIWSHSDFVYKDEEEEVEERMVRFRTVGDMSCTAAVDSYAATISEVVAEIRDSSISERGARIDDKRSESAMEKRKQQGYF; encoded by the coding sequence ATGACAGATAAATTACATATTAACGATTTAGAAAACGAAGCAATTTACATTATGAGAGAAGTTGCTGCACAATTTGAAAAACCTGTATTGTTGTTTTCAGGAGGAAAAGATTCAATTACCTTAGTTAGATTGGCTGAAAAAGCCTTTTATCCGGCTAAAATACCATTTCCTTTAATGCATATTGATACAGGACATAATTTTCCAGAAACGATTGCATTTAGAGATAAATTAGTTGAAGAATTAGGCTTAGAATTAATTGTTAGAAATGTTCAAGATTCTATTGATCAAGGAAAAGTAAAAGAAGAAACAGGAAGGTATTCAAGTAGAAATATGCTACAAACTACTACACTTTTAGATGCAATTGAAGAATTTAAATTTGATGCTTGTATTGGAGGTGCTCGTAGAGATGAGGAAAAAGCAAGAGCTAAAGAACGTATATTTTCAGTACGTGATGACTTTGGTCAATGGGATGAAAAAAATCAACGACCAGAACTATTTGATATGTTAAATGGAAATATTGATTTGGGACAAAATGTACGTGTTTTCCCAATTTCAAATTGGACTGAATTAGATGTTTGGACTTATATTGAAAATGAAAATTTAGAGATTCCTTCAATTTACTTTGCACATAAACGAGCTGTTTTTATTCGTGATGGAATGATTTGGTCTCACTCAGATTTTGTGTATAAAGATGAAGAAGAAGAAGTAGAAGAACGCATGGTTCGTTTTAGAACGGTGGGTGATATGAGTTGTACCGCAGCGGTAGATTCTTATGCTGCAACAATTAGTGAGGTTGTTGCTGAAATTAGAGATTCAAGTATTTCAGAACGTGGTGCTCGAATTGACGATAAACGTTCTGAATCTGCAATGGAAAAACGAAAACAACAAGGGTACTTTTAG